Within the Halichoerus grypus chromosome 2, mHalGry1.hap1.1, whole genome shotgun sequence genome, the region CGCATTCCAAGCACTTACACAGCTGCTCCCCAGTATGAAACCTCTGGTGCTCAGCCAGGGATGCAAACTGGCTGTAACCTTTCCCACACTCACTGCATTTATAGGGTTTCTCCCCTGTGTGGATTCTTTGGTGTCTATGAAGCTTTGCTCTACAATTGAAGGCCTTCTCGCATTCAGCACATTTATAGAGTTTCTCACcggtatgaattctctgatgtacGGTGAGGGTTGAACACtggctgaaggctttcccacattccttgcaGCGATAGGGTTTCTCTCCGGTGTGCACCCTCAGATGCTTGATCAGGGTTGAACTGCTGCTGAACGCTTTctcacattcattacatttgtaaggtttctctcctgtatggATTCTCTGATGGGCAAGAAGGGATGATCTGTGGCTAAAGGTTTTCCCGCACTCGTCACATCTGTAGGGTTTCTCGCCGGTATGAATTCTCTGGTGTTCAATCAGATGGAGACTCTGGGCAAAGCTTTTCCCACATTTGTGACAAATATGAGGTTTTTCTCCTGGGTAAATCTGGAAGCATCTCATTAGGtcaaaattctgtttaaaatctTTCCCAAAGGTGTAATATATATTGGGTATCCTTTCTATAGGAACACTCTGCTGTGTAACAAGAATTGTATTTATAAGTAAGCCTTTCCCCAATTCAAGACTTGTCTGCTTTACATCTCCACTCATGGTTTTTCTGTGGGAGGCCACTATTTGCCTAAGAGGTTTCTTTTGTTGCTCCTGTTCTGTCCCGCTCTCAAATCCCAAAGTTTGTCCAAAATTGGTGTCCCAGCGACCACACTTAATGgaccttttctttattattccctGAGATGTTTCTTCTCTAGAAATGCCCTGCCTGGGAGGCAAGGCTTCCATTTCGAGCCGAGTCTTGAGACCTGGAATGAGTCAGAAGCATGAACGATGGCACCTCTACCGGGAAAGATAGACATGCATCAGTAGAACCATAAAACTGGCAGTAGTCCATATAAAAGAGCTCTGAAACCTCTTTTGATCTCAAATATGGTCTTGCATCTGGGGAAAAACAGAATGGGATGGAAAGAGTGAAGAGGGGAAGGAGTAGTGTGGGAGAGTACAGTGGACAAATCAATGCTGGAAACGAAGACATTGCAACTTGAGAGAAGTAAACACAGAGGCAAGAACTGGTTGAGCAGAAGGGATGAGGCTACAGAAAAATGTCAGCTCGTAAGCTCCAGTTGGATACTTCAGTTAATCATTTTCTACTCTGTATACGGAGCAATGAAGCAGGTaacttgtctttattttctcctttt harbors:
- the ZNF354C gene encoding zinc finger protein 354C isoform X2; the encoded protein is MAVDLLPSKVTESVTFRDVAVVFSHDEWLRLDSAQRTLYREVMLENYGTLVSLGIPFSRPKVICQLQEGEDPCVVDGELPRDACLGLKTRLEMEALPPRQGISREETSQGIIKKRSIKCGRWDTNFGQTLGFESGTEQEQQKKPLRQIVASHRKTMSGDVKQTSLELGKGLLINTILVTQQSVPIERIPNIYYTFGKDFKQNFDLMRCFQIYPGEKPHICHKCGKSFAQSLHLIEHQRIHTGEKPYRCDECGKTFSHRSSLLAHQRIHTGEKPYKCNECEKAFSSSSTLIKHLRVHTGEKPYRCKECGKAFSQCSTLTVHQRIHTGEKLYKCAECEKAFNCRAKLHRHQRIHTGEKPYKCSECGKGYSQFASLAEHQRFHTGEQLCKCLECGRTFTRISTLLEHQRIHTGQKPYQCNECGKTFNQYSSFNEHHKIHTGEKLYTCGECGKAFGCKSNLYRHQRIHTGEKPYQCNQCGKAFSQYSFLTEHERIHTGEKLYKCMECGKAYSYRSNLCRHKKVHTKEKLYKWKEYGKPFIYSSSLTQYQRFLRADKPGEV
- the ZNF354C gene encoding zinc finger protein 354C isoform X3 translates to MAVDLLPSKESVTFRDVAVVFSHDEWLRLDSAQRTLYREVMLENYGTLVSLGIPFSRPKVICQLQEGEDPCVVDGELPRDACLGLKTRLEMEALPPRQGISREETSQGIIKKRSIKCGRWDTNFGQTLGFESGTEQEQQKKPLRQIVASHRKTMSGDVKQTSLELGKGLLINTILVTQQSVPIERIPNIYYTFGKDFKQNFDLMRCFQIYPGEKPHICHKCGKSFAQSLHLIEHQRIHTGEKPYRCDECGKTFSHRSSLLAHQRIHTGEKPYKCNECEKAFSSSSTLIKHLRVHTGEKPYRCKECGKAFSQCSTLTVHQRIHTGEKLYKCAECEKAFNCRAKLHRHQRIHTGEKPYKCSECGKGYSQFASLAEHQRFHTGEQLCKCLECGRTFTRISTLLEHQRIHTGQKPYQCNECGKTFNQYSSFNEHHKIHTGEKLYTCGECGKAFGCKSNLYRHQRIHTGEKPYQCNQCGKAFSQYSFLTEHERIHTGEKLYKCMECGKAYSYRSNLCRHKKVHTKEKLYKWKEYGKPFIYSSSLTQYQRFLRADKPGEV
- the ZNF354C gene encoding zinc finger protein 354C isoform X1 — translated: MMQTYLVSSLHSLARKTERERMAVDLLPSKVTESVTFRDVAVVFSHDEWLRLDSAQRTLYREVMLENYGTLVSLGIPFSRPKVICQLQEGEDPCVVDGELPRDACLGLKTRLEMEALPPRQGISREETSQGIIKKRSIKCGRWDTNFGQTLGFESGTEQEQQKKPLRQIVASHRKTMSGDVKQTSLELGKGLLINTILVTQQSVPIERIPNIYYTFGKDFKQNFDLMRCFQIYPGEKPHICHKCGKSFAQSLHLIEHQRIHTGEKPYRCDECGKTFSHRSSLLAHQRIHTGEKPYKCNECEKAFSSSSTLIKHLRVHTGEKPYRCKECGKAFSQCSTLTVHQRIHTGEKLYKCAECEKAFNCRAKLHRHQRIHTGEKPYKCSECGKGYSQFASLAEHQRFHTGEQLCKCLECGRTFTRISTLLEHQRIHTGQKPYQCNECGKTFNQYSSFNEHHKIHTGEKLYTCGECGKAFGCKSNLYRHQRIHTGEKPYQCNQCGKAFSQYSFLTEHERIHTGEKLYKCMECGKAYSYRSNLCRHKKVHTKEKLYKWKEYGKPFIYSSSLTQYQRFLRADKPGEV
- the ZNF354C gene encoding zinc finger protein 354C isoform X4, whose protein sequence is MLENYGTLVSLGIPFSRPKVICQLQEGEDPCVVDGELPRDACLGLKTRLEMEALPPRQGISREETSQGIIKKRSIKCGRWDTNFGQTLGFESGTEQEQQKKPLRQIVASHRKTMSGDVKQTSLELGKGLLINTILVTQQSVPIERIPNIYYTFGKDFKQNFDLMRCFQIYPGEKPHICHKCGKSFAQSLHLIEHQRIHTGEKPYRCDECGKTFSHRSSLLAHQRIHTGEKPYKCNECEKAFSSSSTLIKHLRVHTGEKPYRCKECGKAFSQCSTLTVHQRIHTGEKLYKCAECEKAFNCRAKLHRHQRIHTGEKPYKCSECGKGYSQFASLAEHQRFHTGEQLCKCLECGRTFTRISTLLEHQRIHTGQKPYQCNECGKTFNQYSSFNEHHKIHTGEKLYTCGECGKAFGCKSNLYRHQRIHTGEKPYQCNQCGKAFSQYSFLTEHERIHTGEKLYKCMECGKAYSYRSNLCRHKKVHTKEKLYKWKEYGKPFIYSSSLTQYQRFLRADKPGEV